A DNA window from Centroberyx gerrardi isolate f3 chromosome 3, fCenGer3.hap1.cur.20231027, whole genome shotgun sequence contains the following coding sequences:
- the dnajb1b gene encoding dnaJ homolog subfamily B member 1b, whose translation MVKMGKDYYDILGIKKDASEDDIKKAYRKQALRYHPDKNKSPGAEDKFKEIAEAYDVLSDPKKKDIYDRFGEDGLKGGGPSGGGAGGPGTFSYTFQGDPHAIFAEFFGGRNPFEQFFGGRNGGMDEDMDTDPFTRFGMGGMGGSGMGGFPRSFSTGMGGVGGMGGMGGMGGMGGRSSSLTRQQDPPVVHNLRVTLEEVFSGCTKKMKISHKRLNPDRRTTRTEDKILEVEIKRGWKEGTKITFPKEGDETATNIPADVVFVLKDKPHPVFRRDGSDIIYPAKVSLRDALCGSTVNAPTLDGRTVTVTTKDVVRPGMKRRINGEGLPLPKSPDRRGDLVVEYEVKFPERLSQSARETIAQVLPPT comes from the exons ATGGTCAAAATGGGCAAAGACTATTATGACATTTTGGGTATTAAGAAAGACGCTTCGGAAGATGATATAAAGAAAGCCTATCGTAAGCAGGCGCTGCGCTACCATCCCGACAAAAACAAGTCTCCGGGGGCCGAGGACAAATTCAAAGAAATAGCGGAAGCCTATGACGTTTTGAGCGACCCGAAGAAAAAAGATATCTATGATCGTTTCGGTGAAGACG GTCTGAAAGGTGGGGGCCCCTCAGGTGGGGGCGCTGGTGGTCCTGGCACATTCAGCTACACCTTCCAGGGCGACCCTCATGCCATCTTCGCAGAGTTCTTCGGTGGCCGTAACCCCTTTGAACAGTTCTTTGGCGGCCGCAATGGGGGCATGGATGAGGACATGGACACAGACCCTTTCACCCGCTTCGGGATGGGAGGCATGGGGGGCAGCGGAATGGGAGGGTTCCCCCGCTCCTTCAGCACTGGtatggggggggtgggaggaatGGGAGGAATGGGTGGAATGGGAGGAATGGGCGGTCGCAGCAGTAGCTTGACGAGGCAGCAGGACCCCCCTGTGGTCCACAACCTACGGGTGACCTTGGAGGAAGTGTTCTCCGGTTGCACCAAGAAAATGAAGATCTCCCATAAAAGGCTGAACCCCGACAGGCGAACGACAAGAACAGAGGATAAGATCCTGGAGGTGGAGATAAAGAgggggtggaaggaggggaCCAAAATCACGTTTCCCAAAGAGGGGGACGAGACTGCCACCAACATTCCAGCTGATGTGGTCTTTGTTCTAAAAGACAAGCCACATCCGGTGTTCCGGCGTGATGGCTCCGACATCATTTACCCAGCCAAGGTCTCCCTCAGAGAT GCCTTGTGCGGCAGCACAGTCAACGCACCCACACTGGACGGCAGGACCGTAACCGTGACAACAAAGGATGTAGTGCGGCCAGGGATGAAGCGGCGCATTAATGGTGAGGGGCTGCCTTTGCCCAAAAGCCCTGACCGTCGTGGTGACCTGGTAGTGGAGTACGAGGTGAAGTTTCCAGAAAGGCTCAGCCAGAGTGCCAGAGAGACCATTGCCCAGGTGCTCCCACCAACTTAA